A segment of the Fibrobacter succinogenes subsp. succinogenes S85 genome:
GGACCGTTGCCGCCGTTCGCAGTATTCCCTCAAGGACGCCGAACTCGAAACACTCCGATTCATCAAGCCATTTACCGAAAAAGGCAAGAACCTCCTCTGCGGAAATTCCATCACACAGGACAGGCGCTTTTTGTACAAATACATGCCCGAAATTTCGGAATGGCTCTGCTACCGCAATATCGACGTGAGCTCTATCAAGGAACTCAGTTACCGCTGGTACCCGAACCTCGAAGATTTTCAGAAAGAAAAACGCCACGAAGCGTTAAACGACATCCGCGAAAGCATCGCCGAACTCGCCTACTACCGCAAGACCATCTTCAAGTAATTCTATGGAAAGACTCCCCTACGCCCAGAGAATGCGCAACCGCTGCATTGCGATTACCGTCCTCGTTACGATTATTGTTGCCATTGTTCACTGTTCCACCAAAGACGATCCGGAATCCGCAAAAGAAACCACCGAGCAGCAAGCCGCATTAGCAGCAGACACGCTCGCACAAGCGATAGCTCCTAGCGACACCAATCCCTTCGACGAATCATACACAGCAGAAGCATCTGCAAAAGAAAACCCGAACGGACTATCCGCCCTGAAAGGCATCGAAGACGAAGACTTCGAAAATGCGAACAACACCGCAGCCGGGAATGCTGCAAGCACCACCAACGCAACAGCAGAAAACACAGACAACGTCCGCGACACCGTTCACATCAAGTCGCAAAAGGATCCAATTCTCGCCGATAAAATCGACGTTCTCCTCCGCCGCTACCGCCCGGATTTGGGAGTCATCCTCGTCGTGAACACCAAGACAAACGAAATCATCGCCTGGGGCGAACGCCGCGATGGCAAGGTGCAGAACAAACCGGATTGGATTGGACGCCCCACCTTCCCCGCCGCATCGCTTGCAAAACTCGTGACGATAGCCGCCGCCATGGAAAGCAACCGCTACTCGCTTAACACGCCCATCCCGATGATCGGCCGTCACCACACACTTTACTTGAACCAGCTCCGCGTCCCTGAAAAATACAACGGCCCCACGATGGAACTTTCCGAAGCGTTCGCCCGTTCCGCAAATCCGCCGTTGGCTATTGTCGGAAAGAATGTCGGCGCCAAGCGCCTCAATGCAGCCGCCGCAAAGCTTGGCTACAACAAGCGATTCCCCGGAAACGCCCCAAACACATCAAGCTACACAGCTCCGGACACGGGTTACGGCCTAGCCGAAGTCGCCTGCGGTTTTACAACCTCGACAACCCTTACGCCGCTCCTCGCCGCAGCGCAAGTCCGTGCAGTCCTCACCAAGAAGCCTCTTGAAATTCCATGGGCTCGCGACATGGCACCTTTCGCTCCGCAAAAGCCGCTCGCCCTCGATGTCGGAAAGTTCAGCGAAAACACGTACTACGGCCTTCGCGAATCCATGCTCCGCTCCGTGACGCAAGGAACCGCCCACAAGCACATGTCCACAAAGAACATGGCCCGCAAGAACTTCGAAGCTCTCCGCCTCGGCGGAAAAACTGGATCTCTCGACGGAACAGACCCCGCCGGCCGTTATGACTGGTTCATGGGATTTGCCGAAGCGAAAAACGATCCGAGCAAGTCCATTGTCGTGATCGTAATGCAGATGCACAGGGAAATTCGTTCGCAACCGGCAACACAGGTGGCAGCCACCGTCATCAATTACTGGGCTCACCAAAACCTGGACCTGAAAAAATAATTTAGATTTAAACACAAAAGAAGAAGGTTTATCATGGAATTATCTTGGTGGAACTTAATACCGACTTATTTTGATGGAACAGCATTCCAGCTCGGAAGTTTTCCTGTGCGCTGGTACGGCATCATGTACATTTTTGCGTTCGTGACCGCCTACATCACCATGTGGAAAATCAGCCAGAAAGAAAAGCTCGGCTACACCAAGGATCAGCTTGACAACTTCTTCACATGGATTATCGCAGGCATTTTGCTCGGCGCCCGCCTCGGTTACGTCTTCTTCTACAAGGCTAGCTATT
Coding sequences within it:
- the orn gene encoding oligoribonuclease, yielding MPKSSRNLVWMDLEMSGLYPEKDVILEIATIVTDANLNILAEGPVIAIHQSENVFESMDEWNTRHHNQSGLVDRCRRSQYSLKDAELETLRFIKPFTEKGKNLLCGNSITQDRRFLYKYMPEISEWLCYRNIDVSSIKELSYRWYPNLEDFQKEKRHEALNDIRESIAELAYYRKTIFK
- a CDS encoding penicillin-binding transpeptidase domain-containing protein, with amino-acid sequence MERLPYAQRMRNRCIAITVLVTIIVAIVHCSTKDDPESAKETTEQQAALAADTLAQAIAPSDTNPFDESYTAEASAKENPNGLSALKGIEDEDFENANNTAAGNAASTTNATAENTDNVRDTVHIKSQKDPILADKIDVLLRRYRPDLGVILVVNTKTNEIIAWGERRDGKVQNKPDWIGRPTFPAASLAKLVTIAAAMESNRYSLNTPIPMIGRHHTLYLNQLRVPEKYNGPTMELSEAFARSANPPLAIVGKNVGAKRLNAAAAKLGYNKRFPGNAPNTSSYTAPDTGYGLAEVACGFTTSTTLTPLLAAAQVRAVLTKKPLEIPWARDMAPFAPQKPLALDVGKFSENTYYGLRESMLRSVTQGTAHKHMSTKNMARKNFEALRLGGKTGSLDGTDPAGRYDWFMGFAEAKNDPSKSIVVIVMQMHREIRSQPATQVAATVINYWAHQNLDLKK